One genomic segment of Synechocystis sp. LKSZ1 includes these proteins:
- the ileS gene encoding isoleucine--tRNA ligase, translating to MTEAKSYKDTVNLPQTRFEMRANASQRELEIQQFWQTAAIYETLSEQNPDQLFVLHDGPPYANGSLHMGHALNKILKDIINKYKLLRGCSVHYVPGWDCHGLPIELKVLQSLKQEERQALTPLTLRHKARDFAIKAHEEQSIAFQRYGIWGNWQDPYLTLKPEYEAAQIGVFGQMALKGYIYRGLKPVHWSPSSRTALAEAELEYPEGHTSRSIYVAFPITQVGAKAQAVLAPYQADLGVAIWTTTPWTLPGNLAVALNPELNYAVVEADHPLCQQRYLIVAADLVERLSQTFEAVLQVKATIRGEDLEHTLYRHPLFERESAIVIGGDYVTTESGTGLVHTAPGHGQEDFIVGQRYGLPILSPVDAAGNFTEEAGQFAGLNVLKDANEAIIQALVGAQALLKEEAYQHKYPYDWRTKKPTIFRATEQWFASVAGFREAALAAIKSVKWFPAQGENRITPMVGERSDWCISRQRAWGVPIPVFYDEETNEPLLTAETIDHVQQIIAEKGSDAWWELSVEELLPPSYRNNGRTYRKGEDTMDVWFDSGSSWAAVAKARPELKYPVDMYLEGSDQHRGWFQSSLLTSVAVNGIAPYQTVLTHGFVLDEKGHKMSKSLGNVVDPYQIINGGKNQKQEPAYGADILRLWVASVDYANDVPIGQNILKQLVDVRNKIRNTARFLLGNLHDFNPEIDAVAYEDLPELDRYLLHRMTEVFEEVTEAYESFQFFKFFQTIQNFCVVDLSNFYLDIAKDRLYISAPNSPRRRSCQTILHLALENLAKAIAPVLSHLAEDIWQFLPYPTPYKSVFQAGWVHCDEKWKLVPGTPVDAEKVTSDLARQWEALRELRDGINKILEKARLDKMIGSSLEAKVLIYDSRDGDPDSDNYVDKGLRARLEYFNETSTEIQLRYFFLVSQVELITNIGLYEQAVYKDIVKINWPRGYTERPVSLKVAIVEAAGQKCERCWNYSEQVGTFSEDPTLCERCEAALQGNF from the coding sequence GTGACAGAAGCCAAAAGTTACAAAGATACGGTTAACCTGCCCCAGACCCGTTTTGAAATGCGGGCCAATGCCAGTCAACGGGAATTGGAAATTCAACAGTTTTGGCAAACCGCGGCCATTTACGAAACCCTTTCGGAACAGAATCCGGATCAGCTTTTTGTGCTCCACGATGGCCCTCCCTACGCCAATGGGTCTCTGCACATGGGCCATGCTTTGAACAAAATTTTGAAGGACATTATCAATAAGTACAAGCTTTTGCGTGGTTGCTCCGTGCATTATGTGCCGGGGTGGGATTGTCACGGTCTGCCCATTGAATTAAAAGTCCTGCAAAGCCTTAAGCAAGAAGAACGTCAGGCCTTAACCCCCTTGACCCTGCGTCACAAGGCCCGCGATTTTGCCATCAAGGCCCACGAAGAACAGTCCATAGCCTTCCAGCGTTACGGTATCTGGGGCAACTGGCAAGACCCCTATCTCACCCTCAAACCCGAGTACGAAGCGGCCCAGATCGGAGTTTTTGGCCAAATGGCTCTCAAAGGGTACATTTACCGGGGCCTAAAACCCGTCCATTGGAGTCCTAGTTCCCGCACGGCCCTGGCGGAAGCGGAATTGGAGTATCCCGAGGGCCATACCTCCCGCAGTATTTACGTGGCTTTTCCCATTACTCAAGTCGGTGCAAAGGCCCAAGCTGTTTTAGCCCCCTACCAAGCAGATCTCGGCGTCGCCATCTGGACAACCACGCCCTGGACGTTACCGGGCAATCTCGCCGTTGCGTTGAATCCAGAGCTGAATTATGCCGTCGTTGAAGCGGATCACCCCCTTTGTCAACAGCGTTACTTAATTGTGGCGGCGGATCTGGTGGAACGCCTCAGCCAGACCTTCGAGGCGGTTTTGCAAGTGAAAGCGACGATCCGAGGCGAAGACCTAGAACATACTCTCTACCGTCATCCCCTCTTTGAGCGGGAAAGTGCCATTGTCATTGGTGGTGATTACGTCACGACCGAATCCGGGACGGGCCTGGTTCATACGGCCCCCGGCCATGGTCAGGAAGACTTTATTGTAGGTCAACGCTACGGCCTGCCGATCTTGTCTCCAGTGGATGCGGCGGGGAATTTCACCGAAGAAGCGGGCCAATTTGCAGGCCTGAACGTACTTAAAGATGCCAACGAAGCCATTATTCAAGCCTTGGTGGGCGCCCAGGCCCTGCTCAAGGAAGAGGCCTATCAGCACAAATATCCCTACGACTGGCGTACTAAAAAACCAACCATTTTCCGGGCCACAGAACAGTGGTTTGCCTCGGTGGCTGGTTTCCGGGAAGCGGCCCTTGCAGCAATTAAAAGCGTGAAGTGGTTTCCGGCCCAGGGGGAAAATCGGATTACGCCCATGGTGGGAGAACGTAGCGATTGGTGCATTTCTCGGCAACGGGCCTGGGGAGTACCGATCCCCGTCTTCTATGACGAGGAAACGAATGAGCCTCTGCTAACTGCCGAAACTATCGACCACGTCCAGCAGATTATTGCCGAAAAAGGTTCCGATGCCTGGTGGGAACTCTCGGTGGAGGAACTCCTGCCCCCCAGTTACCGCAATAATGGCCGCACCTACCGCAAGGGGGAAGACACCATGGATGTCTGGTTCGACTCCGGTTCCTCCTGGGCCGCCGTGGCCAAGGCCCGGCCAGAATTGAAGTATCCCGTAGATATGTACCTGGAAGGTTCCGACCAGCACCGGGGTTGGTTCCAGTCCAGTCTGCTGACCAGCGTGGCGGTGAATGGTATTGCGCCCTATCAAACCGTTTTGACCCATGGCTTTGTGTTGGATGAAAAGGGCCACAAAATGAGCAAATCCCTGGGCAACGTGGTCGATCCCTACCAAATTATCAACGGTGGCAAGAATCAAAAACAGGAACCGGCCTACGGGGCCGATATTCTGCGGCTTTGGGTGGCGTCCGTGGACTATGCCAACGATGTTCCCATCGGCCAAAATATCCTCAAGCAATTGGTGGATGTCCGCAATAAAATTCGTAATACGGCCCGCTTTTTGTTGGGGAATTTGCACGATTTCAATCCCGAAATTGATGCTGTGGCCTACGAAGATTTACCGGAATTGGATCGCTATCTTTTGCACCGGATGACAGAAGTTTTTGAGGAAGTTACCGAGGCCTACGAGAGTTTCCAATTCTTTAAATTTTTCCAAACTATCCAGAATTTCTGTGTGGTGGATCTCTCCAATTTCTACCTCGATATTGCCAAAGACCGGCTCTATATTTCGGCCCCCAATTCTCCCCGTCGTCGGAGTTGCCAAACGATTTTGCACCTGGCCCTAGAGAACCTCGCCAAGGCCATTGCGCCGGTGTTATCCCACTTAGCAGAAGATATTTGGCAATTTCTGCCCTATCCCACCCCCTACAAATCCGTGTTCCAAGCCGGTTGGGTACATTGTGATGAGAAGTGGAAGCTTGTTCCTGGCACACCAGTAGATGCCGAAAAAGTTACATCAGATTTAGCTCGTCAATGGGAAGCACTCAGGGAACTACGAGATGGTATTAATAAAATCTTGGAAAAGGCTCGTTTGGATAAAATGATTGGTTCGTCACTAGAAGCTAAAGTTCTAATTTATGATTCTCGTGATGGAGATCCTGACTCAGACAACTATGTTGATAAAGGCTTAAGAGCTAGACTAGAGTACTTCAATGAAACAAGTACTGAAATTCAATTACGTTATTTCTTCCTTGTTTCTCAAGTAGAACTCATTACCAATATCGGGCTTTACGAGCAGGCAGTTTACAAGGACATTGTAAAAATTAATTGGCCTCGTGGCTACACAGAACGACCTGTTTCTCTCAAGGTTGCCATCGTCGAAGCTGCTGGCCAGAAGTGTGAACGCTGTTGGAATTATTCCGAGCAAGTAGGAACTTTTTCAGAGGATCCGACTCTATGTGAACGCTGTGAAGCGGCCCTGCAAGGTAATTTTTGA
- a CDS encoding ABC transporter substrate-binding protein: MAVLSSRAVPLISSRWGVRALLVLLLLLTWLSLWSCGRSADAPANLTRNPEMITIGTTLKPRTLDPADSYEVASLLLAYNLGETLYTYKPGTTELQPLLAQALPRLSEDGLTYTIPLRQGVKFHDGTPFDAQAMAFSLQRFMENGGKPSFLLTDTVAKVAATSDGELVITLKKPFAAFPALLAFPGTAALSPQAYEIGAGKFKPDGLVGTGPYRLVSMTNDSLRLAAFADYWGTPAKNQGIDLQLYPGNPANLFNAFRTRAVDVAYQSLVPQQVKQLQADAQQGQGQVIEAPGSVVNFLTLNLQGETLQNKLVRQAVATLIDRQFLNQRVLQGQGEPVYSLVPTSFAAYQPVFQQQYPQQNLAQAKAWLRQAGYSPEKPAKVEIWHSSGSITSSIVAALLKALAKRDLEGMIEFQPNSIAAAAYFKNVSRGLYESAISNWYPDFLDPDNYLYPFLSCAKGSPQEGCLEGGSQNQGSFYYSKEMNQLLDQERQTLDPAERQAIFAKIQTRLAEDVPYIPLWQSKDFAFAQNDIQGVVINPSQTFPFWTIERRSQASSGPP; this comes from the coding sequence ATGGCTGTGTTGTCGTCTCGGGCTGTTCCTCTAATCTCCTCCCGTTGGGGGGTCAGGGCCCTTTTGGTTCTCCTCCTTCTACTGACTTGGCTTTCCCTCTGGAGTTGTGGGCGTTCTGCCGATGCTCCGGCCAATCTGACCCGTAATCCTGAAATGATTACCATTGGCACCACCCTTAAGCCCCGTACCCTAGACCCCGCCGATAGCTACGAGGTCGCCAGCCTGCTTCTGGCCTATAACCTGGGGGAAACGCTTTATACCTACAAGCCCGGTACGACGGAATTACAACCCCTCCTGGCCCAGGCCCTGCCCCGCTTGAGTGAAGATGGCCTAACCTACACCATTCCTCTCCGACAGGGGGTTAAATTCCACGATGGAACGCCCTTTGATGCCCAGGCCATGGCCTTTTCCCTGCAGCGCTTTATGGAGAATGGCGGCAAACCCTCCTTTTTATTAACAGATACCGTGGCCAAGGTGGCAGCCACTAGCGATGGGGAATTAGTGATAACGCTGAAAAAGCCCTTTGCGGCTTTTCCGGCCCTGTTGGCCTTTCCGGGAACGGCGGCCCTTTCCCCCCAGGCCTACGAAATTGGGGCCGGGAAATTTAAGCCCGATGGCTTGGTGGGGACTGGCCCCTATCGCCTGGTGAGTATGACCAACGACAGTCTGCGTCTGGCGGCCTTTGCTGACTACTGGGGGACACCCGCTAAAAATCAGGGCATTGATCTCCAGCTTTATCCCGGCAATCCGGCCAATCTATTTAATGCCTTTCGCACCAGGGCCGTGGATGTGGCCTACCAATCTCTGGTTCCCCAACAGGTCAAGCAACTCCAGGCTGATGCTCAACAGGGCCAGGGCCAAGTGATCGAAGCACCGGGTTCCGTGGTCAATTTCTTGACCCTTAACCTCCAGGGGGAAACCTTGCAAAACAAGCTAGTCCGCCAGGCCGTTGCGACCCTGATCGACCGTCAATTTCTCAACCAACGGGTACTCCAGGGCCAGGGAGAACCCGTCTATAGTTTAGTTCCCACCAGCTTTGCCGCCTACCAGCCCGTTTTCCAACAACAGTATCCCCAGCAGAACCTAGCGCAAGCCAAGGCTTGGTTGCGTCAGGCCGGTTATAGCCCCGAAAAACCCGCCAAGGTGGAAATTTGGCATTCCTCCGGCTCCATCACTAGCAGTATTGTGGCGGCTCTGCTCAAGGCCCTGGCTAAACGAGATCTAGAGGGCATGATTGAATTTCAGCCCAACAGCATTGCCGCCGCCGCTTACTTTAAAAACGTCAGTCGTGGCCTCTACGAAAGTGCTATTTCCAATTGGTACCCGGATTTCCTTGACCCCGATAATTACCTCTATCCTTTTCTTTCCTGCGCTAAGGGGTCTCCCCAGGAAGGCTGTCTCGAAGGCGGCTCCCAGAATCAAGGTTCTTTTTACTACAGCAAGGAAATGAATCAACTCCTAGACCAGGAGCGCCAGACCCTAGACCCAGCGGAACGCCAGGCCATTTTTGCTAAAATTCAAACCCGCTTGGCGGAGGATGTCCCCTATATTCCCCTCTGGCAGAGCAAGGACTTTGCCTTTGCCCAGAATGATATTCAAGGGGTGGTGATTAATCCTAGCCAAACCTTCCCCTTTTGGACGATTGAACGGCGATCCCAAGCATCTTCAGGCCCTCCATAG
- a CDS encoding esterase-like activity of phytase family protein, whose protein sequence is MTINSGSSLTTNLETFEFKNLPTIGTTTAGQELFLGGFSGLFYEGTAPNGNLKFVTHTDRGPNGEPTGSNRPFLLPDFSPEIVRFELNRLTGVVTITQRLSLKQADGTPISGLPNLSVTGGNGNTPYNDEVPVDLFGNVITPLDNLGGDLEGIVVNPTDGTFWMVDEYRPAIYHFDTEGKLIDRFVPVGTAAAVGQTPGDFGDEVLPAVLAQRRQNRGFEAVALNTDNGKLYAFVQSPLRNPATLSNATLNGLNNIRIVEFDVATKTVTAEYLYRMDNLNLGGGDNTRADKIGDAVYIGNGQFLVVERDDDAIDSDPLATIEKKVYRFSLDDATNILGKDAPIDLGGGTLKTIDQMTPAELASQDINLVNKALYIDLAQAGYNTVEKVEGLTIIDANTVAVLNDNDFRVAGITIDNATGTFTLNDNYTPEPALLGVISTTPSDGSVSSIDLSTYVRIGRYDLPEPTRTTPPDSTSLLAQEASAVTYNWDTDTLFVIGDGSTSIVEVSKTGQLISSMTLALGNSPQGTEFYDTEGITYVGNGQFVLVEERYRQVSLFTYVAGNTLTRNDVKTVDLGTNIGNIGIEGISYDPLTNDYIAVKEADPEGIFQTGIDFNNGTATNGSATVENSTNLFTPALGNLEDFSDVFALSNLPNLNGQADYRNILILSQESGKIVEVDRSGKILSSLTLVSDTDNPLSIADQTHEGLTMDKNGNLYVVSENGGGDSDHPQLWVYAPSDVANTAPTAVVLNSPVVSIPESTSVASRIKLATIAVTDADGVGSNNLSLSGADANVFEIIGTGLYLKAGTELNYAKQSSYGVKVNVDDPAVGTNTPDASIDFTLQLTDVNGGSGSLIISEVAPWSSGNSPVGADWFEVTNIGNSPVNITGWKMDDNSNSFNSAVLLNGVTTIAAGESVIFIESSDPTTTITNFKSVWFGNTPPANLQIGTYQGSGVGLSTGGDVVNLFDANGIVRANVAFGTSPTGPFSTFDNAIGLNNEAISQLSSVGVQGGFVAANAADEIGSPGTVGTGAIPLVSIIAIDADAAETGNDTATFRVSRTLNTLTPLSINYTIGTGVGQVSTNDYTANPALTGVITIPAGQSFADITITPVDDALQEGDETLTLSLGDTGSYDVGSAGSATITIADNDNNASSFTLQILHYYGESGLLGVETAPIMGALIDKFDDQYANTLVLGEGDSYIPGPWLVGGADPSLNAIPSIRSTALGRPDIAIMNIFGTDASALGNHEFDLGSPVLQGAIASSGTWVGAQFPLITANLNFAADSSLRGLADASLGGTSTNAFAGQEASAIKGKIAPYAVVTQNGEKIGIVGATTYDLLSKSSPNGTVPKDDGNPSTDDLQEVAVYIQAAVNALTAQGVNKIVMLDQLDTLDRNKLLAPLVSGIDVMVAGGGHERMGDATDTPAAFNGHDADFIADAYPIVTAGSDGKPTLIVTTDTEYTYLGRLVVNFDSNGEIIFNNLDPVVNGAYASTEATLQAAYGTTNSASQIIASSTIGSQVKQIVDAIDNVIITKDGTIWGYTNVYLEGDRVFGRTQEVNLGNITADANLYAAQQALGGGFVTSLKNGGGIRASIGSIAEDGTKVPPSATNVKPVGGISTLDIENALRFDNKLIVFDTTPQGLKNILEFAAGLSSGPSQQNGGYMQIGGIRVSYDPDNPTGSKVKSIALINLSGNETAVIYQDGAFNPDAPNTIQMVILNFTANGGDGYPIKENGSNFRYLLTDGTLSAPLDEALDFTAPANVPVNALGEQKSFQDYLQEFYATPGTAYGVADTPASQDQRIQNLNFREDTVVAPTGNLVTGSPNADVLLAGQDLVGIKDILFTGAGNDQVDVIIGGQGRGNNRINLGSGADTIDVSNGDRAFGSTGNDVLDATDASGYRLSGGAGNDDFFLGTNGQVIGGDGNDRFFVQAGGGNILSGGAGADQFWMLTDSLPSFPNTIVDFTPGTDVIGIANQGASVDFSDLSFSGNNIVLNGVTFATLTGIQTNTLTAASFVFV, encoded by the coding sequence ATGACTATTAATAGTGGTTCTAGCCTTACTACCAATTTAGAAACCTTTGAATTTAAGAATTTGCCCACCATCGGAACAACAACGGCGGGGCAGGAACTTTTCCTCGGTGGTTTTTCCGGTCTGTTCTATGAGGGGACGGCCCCCAATGGCAACCTAAAGTTTGTCACCCACACTGACCGGGGCCCCAACGGGGAACCAACGGGTAGTAATCGACCCTTTTTATTGCCTGACTTCAGTCCTGAAATTGTGCGATTTGAGCTCAATCGTTTAACAGGAGTCGTTACCATTACTCAGCGCCTTAGTCTCAAACAAGCGGATGGTACGCCGATTAGCGGCTTGCCGAATTTATCCGTTACTGGAGGCAACGGTAATACCCCCTACAACGACGAAGTGCCCGTGGATCTGTTTGGTAATGTAATTACCCCCTTAGACAATCTGGGGGGCGACCTAGAAGGTATTGTGGTCAATCCCACGGATGGCACCTTCTGGATGGTGGATGAATACCGTCCTGCTATCTATCACTTCGACACAGAAGGAAAACTAATCGATCGCTTTGTTCCCGTCGGTACGGCCGCCGCGGTGGGCCAAACCCCTGGCGATTTTGGGGATGAAGTCTTGCCAGCCGTCCTAGCCCAGCGTCGTCAAAACCGGGGTTTTGAGGCCGTGGCCCTGAATACCGATAACGGCAAGCTCTACGCCTTTGTCCAGAGTCCGCTCCGTAATCCCGCAACTCTTTCTAACGCAACCCTCAATGGCCTGAACAATATCCGCATTGTCGAATTTGACGTGGCCACTAAAACAGTGACAGCAGAATACCTCTACCGCATGGATAACCTCAACCTAGGGGGCGGTGATAATACTCGGGCCGATAAGATCGGTGATGCTGTATACATTGGTAATGGTCAATTTTTGGTGGTAGAACGTGACGACGATGCCATTGATAGCGATCCTCTTGCCACCATTGAGAAAAAAGTCTATCGCTTTAGCCTAGACGACGCTACCAATATCCTTGGTAAAGACGCCCCCATTGACCTTGGTGGCGGCACCCTTAAAACTATCGACCAGATGACTCCCGCTGAATTAGCCAGCCAAGATATTAACCTCGTCAACAAGGCCCTGTACATCGACTTAGCCCAGGCCGGTTACAACACCGTCGAGAAGGTAGAAGGTCTGACTATCATTGATGCCAATACAGTAGCGGTGCTCAACGATAACGACTTCCGGGTAGCAGGAATTACAATTGATAATGCGACGGGAACCTTCACCCTAAACGACAACTACACCCCTGAACCAGCTCTACTTGGCGTGATTAGCACTACTCCTAGTGATGGCAGTGTATCATCCATTGATTTATCTACATACGTAAGAATTGGTCGCTATGACTTACCGGAACCTACTCGCACCACACCACCGGATAGTACTAGTCTCCTGGCCCAAGAAGCTTCTGCTGTTACCTACAACTGGGATACAGATACGTTATTTGTCATTGGGGATGGCAGCACTTCTATTGTTGAGGTCAGCAAGACTGGTCAACTTATCAGCTCTATGACTTTAGCCCTCGGTAATAGCCCCCAGGGTACCGAATTTTACGACACTGAGGGCATTACTTATGTGGGTAATGGTCAGTTTGTGTTGGTAGAGGAACGATATCGGCAGGTAAGTTTGTTTACCTATGTAGCTGGCAATACCTTGACCAGAAATGATGTTAAAACCGTTGATCTCGGCACAAACATCGGCAATATCGGTATTGAAGGTATTTCTTATGATCCATTAACAAATGATTACATTGCTGTCAAAGAGGCAGATCCGGAAGGGATTTTCCAGACGGGCATTGATTTTAATAATGGTACCGCCACAAATGGATCTGCAACAGTCGAAAACTCTACCAATCTGTTCACACCAGCTTTAGGTAATCTGGAAGACTTCTCTGATGTTTTTGCCCTTTCTAATTTGCCCAATTTGAATGGTCAAGCTGATTATCGCAATATCTTAATCTTGAGCCAGGAATCAGGCAAAATTGTTGAAGTCGACCGTTCTGGAAAGATTCTTAGTTCTTTAACCCTTGTCTCTGATACAGATAACCCCTTAAGTATTGCTGATCAGACCCATGAAGGGCTGACCATGGACAAGAATGGTAATCTTTATGTCGTCAGTGAAAATGGCGGTGGGGACAGCGATCATCCTCAGCTTTGGGTTTACGCGCCATCCGACGTAGCAAATACAGCACCCACTGCCGTAGTCTTGAACAGTCCGGTTGTATCTATACCAGAGAGTACTTCCGTGGCTTCTCGTATCAAGCTGGCTACCATTGCAGTTACAGATGCAGACGGAGTTGGAAGCAATAATCTGAGCTTATCGGGAGCCGATGCCAATGTTTTTGAAATTATTGGTACTGGTTTGTATCTCAAGGCAGGAACTGAACTCAACTATGCCAAACAATCCAGCTACGGTGTCAAGGTCAATGTAGATGATCCTGCGGTGGGAACGAATACGCCTGATGCCAGTATTGATTTCACACTCCAGCTAACGGACGTTAATGGGGGTAGCGGGTCTTTAATCATCTCCGAAGTAGCTCCCTGGAGTAGCGGCAACAGCCCTGTGGGGGCGGATTGGTTTGAGGTGACGAATATTGGCAACAGTCCAGTCAATATCACGGGTTGGAAGATGGATGACAATTCCAATTCTTTTAACTCCGCGGTGCTTCTCAATGGTGTAACTACGATTGCAGCAGGGGAGTCAGTCATCTTTATTGAAAGCTCCGATCCTACTACGACTATCACTAACTTTAAATCGGTTTGGTTTGGTAATACACCCCCCGCCAACTTACAGATTGGAACCTATCAGGGGTCAGGGGTTGGTCTCAGTACAGGAGGAGACGTAGTTAATCTGTTCGATGCTAATGGAATAGTCAGAGCCAACGTAGCCTTTGGGACCTCCCCTACCGGGCCCTTCTCCACCTTTGATAATGCGATCGGTTTGAATAATGAAGCCATCTCCCAGTTAAGTAGTGTTGGTGTTCAGGGTGGGTTTGTGGCAGCAAACGCTGCCGACGAAATCGGCTCTCCGGGAACAGTCGGGACCGGTGCTATTCCTCTAGTATCGATTATTGCTATCGATGCAGATGCGGCTGAAACAGGTAACGACACCGCTACGTTTCGGGTTTCTCGCACCCTCAACACCCTTACCCCACTGAGTATTAACTACACTATCGGGACAGGGGTTGGTCAAGTTTCGACAAATGACTATACTGCAAACCCGGCCCTTACAGGAGTAATTACGATTCCCGCTGGTCAGTCCTTTGCAGACATTACGATTACTCCCGTAGATGATGCACTCCAAGAAGGTGATGAAACCCTCACCCTCTCTCTGGGTGATACCGGAAGCTACGATGTTGGTAGCGCTGGCAGTGCGACTATCACGATTGCCGACAATGATAATAATGCCTCGTCCTTTACCTTGCAAATCCTGCACTACTACGGCGAGAGCGGGCTGCTCGGTGTCGAAACGGCTCCTATTATGGGGGCCTTGATTGATAAATTTGATGACCAGTACGCAAACACTCTTGTCTTGGGAGAGGGAGATAGCTACATTCCTGGCCCCTGGCTAGTGGGAGGAGCCGATCCCTCCTTGAATGCAATTCCCAGCATTCGTAGCACGGCCCTAGGTCGCCCCGACATTGCCATCATGAACATCTTTGGCACTGATGCTTCGGCCCTGGGAAATCATGAGTTTGACCTCGGTTCACCGGTGTTGCAGGGCGCGATCGCCTCGTCGGGTACTTGGGTGGGCGCTCAGTTCCCTTTGATCACCGCCAATCTGAACTTTGCAGCGGATTCCTCCCTACGCGGTCTAGCGGATGCAAGTCTGGGCGGTACGTCTACCAATGCTTTTGCCGGACAGGAAGCTAGTGCCATCAAGGGCAAAATTGCGCCCTACGCGGTTGTTACCCAGAACGGCGAAAAAATCGGGATTGTGGGAGCGACCACCTACGATCTACTCAGCAAGAGTTCTCCCAATGGCACCGTCCCTAAGGATGATGGCAATCCCTCTACCGATGATCTTCAGGAAGTAGCTGTTTACATCCAGGCGGCGGTGAACGCTCTTACCGCTCAAGGTGTGAACAAGATCGTCATGCTGGATCAGTTAGATACACTTGATCGCAATAAGCTCCTGGCTCCCCTGGTTTCCGGGATTGACGTGATGGTGGCTGGTGGCGGCCACGAGCGCATGGGCGATGCAACCGATACCCCTGCTGCCTTCAACGGCCATGACGCTGACTTCATTGCCGATGCCTACCCGATTGTTACCGCTGGGTCTGACGGTAAACCCACACTGATTGTCACCACCGACACCGAATACACCTACCTTGGTCGTTTAGTAGTGAACTTCGACAGCAATGGTGAAATCATTTTTAACAACCTGGATCCGGTCGTCAATGGAGCCTATGCCTCTACGGAGGCTACTCTCCAAGCTGCTTACGGAACAACTAATAGCGCTAGCCAGATCATCGCCTCTAGTACGATCGGCTCGCAAGTGAAGCAAATTGTGGATGCAATCGATAATGTCATCATTACCAAAGATGGTACGATTTGGGGCTATACCAATGTGTATCTGGAAGGTGATCGGGTGTTTGGCCGGACTCAGGAAGTCAACCTGGGGAACATCACCGCTGATGCCAACCTCTATGCCGCTCAACAGGCCCTTGGTGGTGGGTTTGTTACCTCCCTCAAGAACGGTGGTGGTATTCGGGCCTCCATTGGCTCCATTGCAGAAGATGGCACAAAGGTTCCACCGAGTGCCACTAATGTAAAACCGGTGGGCGGAATTTCGACCCTGGACATTGAAAACGCTCTGCGATTTGACAACAAACTGATAGTGTTCGACACCACACCCCAAGGACTGAAGAACATCCTTGAGTTTGCCGCAGGCCTCTCCAGTGGCCCCAGCCAGCAGAATGGTGGCTATATGCAAATTGGAGGGATTCGCGTCTCCTACGATCCGGATAATCCCACTGGCAGCAAAGTTAAGAGTATTGCCCTCATAAATCTGAGCGGCAATGAAACGGCTGTGATATATCAAGATGGAGCATTTAATCCAGATGCGCCCAATACCATTCAAATGGTTATTCTCAATTTCACTGCCAACGGTGGGGATGGCTATCCGATCAAAGAAAATGGCAGTAACTTCCGTTATCTACTGACAGACGGAACATTGAGTGCTCCGCTTGATGAAGCGCTTGATTTCACTGCTCCCGCTAATGTGCCTGTCAATGCTTTGGGTGAACAGAAATCTTTCCAAGACTACTTGCAGGAGTTCTATGCAACACCAGGAACTGCCTATGGTGTTGCTGACACCCCTGCTTCCCAAGACCAACGGATTCAAAACTTGAACTTCCGCGAAGATACGGTGGTTGCCCCCACAGGGAATTTGGTCACGGGCTCTCCCAATGCAGATGTCCTTCTGGCTGGCCAAGATCTTGTTGGTATCAAGGACATTCTGTTTACCGGGGCCGGTAATGATCAGGTAGATGTGATCATTGGTGGCCAAGGCCGGGGCAATAATCGAATCAACCTTGGTAGTGGGGCCGATACTATTGATGTTAGTAACGGCGACCGTGCTTTTGGCAGCACTGGTAATGATGTCTTAGATGCCACGGATGCGTCGGGTTATCGTCTCTCCGGTGGGGCCGGTAACGATGACTTTTTCCTCGGTACCAATGGCCAGGTCATTGGGGGTGACGGTAATGACCGCTTCTTTGTCCAGGCCGGTGGTGGTAATATCCTCTCCGGTGGCGCCGGGGCCGACCAATTCTGGATGCTGACGGATAGCTTACCCAGTTTCCCCAATACTATTGTTGACTTTACGCCCGGTACGGATGTGATCGGCATTGCCAACCAAGGGGCTAGCGTTGACTTTAGCGACCTCAGCTTCTCTGGCAATAACATTGTCCTCAATGGCGTGACCTTTGCCACCCTGACGGGTATTCAAACCAACACCCTGACAGCGGCCAGCTTTGTCTTTGTCTAA